In Pseudophryne corroboree isolate aPseCor3 chromosome 7, aPseCor3.hap2, whole genome shotgun sequence, a single window of DNA contains:
- the LOC134945419 gene encoding noggin-2-like yields MKRINLPQAVLLCSCLVLVHHQGSCQPFLRFRPSPSGDLPVLPVIEQPDPEQDPKEQDLDERALRKKLGSNFDPNFMAVVLPNLVNTSTQDSLTKTKTLGSLPIELKKMDLSEAPYGGRIKIGKKARRKFLQWLWAYTYCPVLYTWKDLGVRFWPRFIKEGQCFGEKSCSLPEGMYCRPHKSVTKIFLRWHCQGWSRQRFCTWIPFQYPILSECKCSC; encoded by the coding sequence ATGAAGAGGATAAATCTGCCTCAGGCAGTTCTGCTTTGCTCCTGTTTGGTTTTAGTCCACCATCAGGGCTCCTGCCAGCCGTTTCTCAGGTTCAGACCCTCTCCCAGCGGAGACTTACCTGTCTTACCTGTCATCGAGCAGCCAGATCCGGAGCAGGATCCAAAAGAGCAGGACTTGGATGAGAGGGCATTGAGAAAGAAACTTGGCAGCAACTTTGACCCTAACTTTATGGCAGTGGTTTTGCCCAACCTTGTTAACACATCCACCCAGGATTCATTGACAAAAACAAAAACTCTTGGCTCACTACCAATTGAGCTGAAGAAGATGGACCTCAGTGAGGCACCTTATGGTGGCAGGATAAAGATTGGGAAGAAAGCCAGAAGGAAGTTCTTGCAATGGCTGTGGGCTTACACTTACTGCCCGGTACTGTACACCTGGAAGGACCTAGGTGTGAGGTTTTGGCCAAGGTTCATAAAAGAAGGACAATGCTTTGGAGAGAAGTCCTGCTCCTTGCCAGAGGGCATGTACTGCAGGCCCCACAAGTCAGTCACCAAGATCTTTTTAAGGTGGCACTGCCAGGGATGGTCAAGGCAAAGGTTCTGCACGTGGATCCCTTTCCAGTATCCCATATTATCAGAGTGCAAGTGCTCGTGTTAA